From the genome of Lineus longissimus chromosome 8, tnLinLong1.2, whole genome shotgun sequence, one region includes:
- the LOC135492659 gene encoding single-stranded DNA-binding protein, mitochondrial-like produces the protein MLKRVLGPLKTIRAVGEITRCYCEAAQPEMGERRMASEKCINQVNLMGRVGRDPEVRGSEDKPVIVFTLATNTSYPKDNEFITRTDWHRISVFNRNVVQSVAMNIRKGDRLFVNGKIRYDDYMDQRTGQKTRSCSIVANEVVNLTKKYLEDSSEFEEN, from the exons ATGCTGAAAAGAGTCTTGGGACCATTGAAAACAATT AGAGCAGTTGGTGAGATAACACGATGTTATTGTGAAGCTGCACAACCAGAGATGGGAGAAAGGAGAATGGCTTCGGAGAAGT GTATCAATCAAGTCAATCTAATGGGCCGGGTTGGACGTGATCCAGAAGTCCGGGGCAGCGAAGACAAACCTGTGATTGTGTTCACATTGGCCACAAACACCTCATACCCAAAAGACA ACGAGTTTATCACGCGGACAGACTGGCATCGGATTAGTGTCTTTAATCGAAATGTCGTTCAATCAGTTGCCATGAATATTAGAAAAGG TGACCGCCTGTTTGTGAATGGTAAAATCCGTTACGATGATTACATGGACCAGAGGACGGGCCAGAAGACAAGAAGCTGTTCTATTGTTGCTA ATGAGGTTGTGAATCTAACAAAGAAATATCTCGAAGATagcagtgaatttgaagaaaattaa